One window of Nitrospirota bacterium genomic DNA carries:
- a CDS encoding AlkZ family DNA glycosylase, with product MTVQDITRFRLYNQQISSARFKKPGEVVKSLGAMQAQDYPGTLWAIGLRLPNATITNIEQAIVDGSIIRTWPMRGTLHFVAAADIRWMLELLSPRIIESSASRFRELELDERTFTRCKNVFEKALAGGKQLTRAEMYEALEHDGIAVDKQRGYHILRRAGQDRLICFGLPRSRQDTFRLLDEYCPTTKILARDEAVCELTKRYFVSHGPATLEDFVWWSGLKVSDAKAGLEEAKTWLTQESVDGNVYWMAMNMPVFRHDPKAVYLLPGFDEYMLGYKDRSAALDPRHVQKICPGNNGMFAPTVIMDGRVVGTWKRIIKKSVISIKVDFFGRQAKNSDALVDAAERYGKFLGMSVEMPVFDAVSEAMPITSAGHKTVEG from the coding sequence ATGACTGTTCAGGATATAACCCGCTTTAGGCTTTATAACCAGCAGATCTCCTCTGCAAGGTTCAAGAAACCCGGCGAGGTTGTTAAATCGCTGGGTGCGATGCAGGCCCAGGACTATCCGGGCACACTCTGGGCCATTGGACTTCGTCTTCCCAATGCAACGATAACCAATATTGAGCAGGCAATAGTCGACGGATCAATAATCAGGACCTGGCCGATGCGCGGCACGTTGCATTTCGTTGCTGCAGCTGACATCCGATGGATGCTTGAGCTTCTGTCGCCGCGCATTATTGAGAGCAGCGCGTCCCGCTTCAGGGAATTGGAACTCGATGAGCGAACGTTTACACGTTGCAAGAACGTGTTTGAGAAGGCACTTGCAGGTGGCAAGCAACTTACCCGTGCTGAAATGTACGAGGCGCTGGAGCATGACGGTATCGCCGTGGACAAGCAGCGAGGCTACCATATCCTGAGGCGGGCCGGGCAGGACAGGCTCATCTGTTTCGGGCTGCCGCGCAGCAGGCAGGACACATTCAGACTGCTTGATGAATACTGTCCGACAACAAAGATATTAGCGCGGGATGAAGCAGTGTGCGAGCTCACAAAACGTTATTTCGTGAGCCACGGCCCTGCTACTTTGGAAGATTTTGTATGGTGGTCCGGGCTTAAGGTGTCTGATGCGAAAGCTGGCCTGGAAGAGGCCAAGACCTGGCTCACGCAGGAAAGCGTTGACGGTAATGTCTATTGGATGGCCATGAATATGCCTGTGTTTCGGCATGACCCGAAGGCTGTTTACCTCCTGCCCGGATTTGATGAATATATGCTCGGGTATAAAGACCGCAGCGCTGCGCTTGATCCACGCCACGTGCAAAAAATATGTCCCGGGAATAACGGGATGTTTGCCCCGACGGTTATTATGGACGGCCGGGTTGTCGGCACATGGAAGCGTATTATTAAAAAGAGCGTCATTAGCATAAAAGTTGATTTCTTTGGCCGTCAGGCAAAAAACAGCGATGCCTTAGTTGATGCAGCAGAGCGTTACGGCAAGTTTCTTGGCATGTCTGTGGAGATGCCTGTTTTCGATGCGGTTTCTGAGGCAATGCCGATAACTTCAGCAGGCCATAAAACAGTTGAGGGGTGA
- a CDS encoding epoxyqueuosine reductase: MRQTRELKDLSRAEGANLVGVADLAEFKKGWKVIPDDLLTPYSSAISVAVHLNDEILNVITDGPTIAYAQHYREINARLDGITAALVHWIKEQGFAAKAVPASFITDEVNLLGNVSHKAVARMAGIGWQGKSLLIVSPQYGPRIRLATVLTDMPLVPDVPLKNRCGKCTECTKACPASAIKNVLAGDRYESRDEALYFSRCADKTLEFKARDGIGARICGVCVKVCPFGKGKPQQ, encoded by the coding sequence ATGAGACAGACCAGAGAACTTAAGGATTTGAGCCGTGCTGAAGGAGCAAACCTTGTCGGGGTGGCCGATCTTGCAGAATTCAAAAAAGGATGGAAGGTGATCCCTGATGATCTGCTGACGCCGTATTCTTCTGCCATATCTGTTGCCGTGCATCTGAATGACGAAATCCTGAATGTGATAACTGATGGTCCCACGATCGCATATGCCCAGCATTATCGTGAGATAAACGCGCGGCTGGATGGCATTACCGCAGCGCTTGTTCATTGGATAAAGGAACAGGGCTTTGCTGCGAAAGCAGTTCCGGCATCCTTTATAACCGATGAGGTCAACCTGTTGGGGAATGTTTCACACAAGGCGGTTGCGCGCATGGCCGGAATAGGATGGCAGGGGAAAAGTCTTCTGATTGTCAGTCCTCAATACGGACCTCGCATAAGGCTTGCGACCGTTCTGACGGACATGCCGCTTGTCCCTGACGTGCCTTTGAAAAACCGGTGCGGCAAATGCACTGAATGTACGAAGGCCTGTCCTGCATCAGCGATAAAAAACGTTTTGGCAGGCGACCGGTATGAAAGCCGCGACGAAGCGTTGTACTTCAGCAGGTGCGCTGACAAGACCCTGGAATTCAAGGCCAGAGACGGAATCGGTGCCCGCATATGCGGCGTATGTGTGAAGGTCTGCCCTTTCGGAAAGGGGAAACCGCAGCAGTGA
- a CDS encoding methyltransferase domain-containing protein → MNNSYVHGYDLRENIRLQDQALTLVELLHSDTFYPAGSNVLEAGCGVGAQTVTLAKYSPEALITSVDISEKSLTAARMNAEAAGITNVRFQQGDIFRLPFGPNSFDHIFVCFVLEHLPLPVEALTILKSHLKPGGTITVIEGDHGSAYFYPDSESARKAILCQVELQRRSGGNATIGRELYPLLSRAGFGAIHVSPRMVYVDDSRPELVDGFTKKTFTAMIEGVRESALTAGLTDENTFDKGIQDLNRTTESDGVFCYTFFKAVAKKE, encoded by the coding sequence ATGAATAACAGCTATGTTCACGGCTACGATCTGAGAGAGAATATTCGCCTTCAGGACCAGGCGTTAACACTGGTTGAGTTATTGCACTCTGACACTTTTTACCCTGCCGGAAGTAATGTTTTGGAGGCTGGCTGTGGTGTTGGCGCACAAACCGTCACGCTTGCCAAATACAGCCCCGAGGCCCTGATCACTTCTGTCGATATATCTGAAAAGTCCCTGACTGCAGCCAGAATGAATGCCGAGGCAGCGGGGATAACGAACGTCAGATTTCAGCAGGGCGACATCTTTCGCTTACCGTTCGGGCCAAACTCATTCGACCATATTTTTGTCTGTTTTGTCCTCGAACATCTGCCCCTCCCGGTTGAAGCGCTGACTATCCTGAAAAGCCATCTAAAGCCCGGCGGAACAATAACGGTTATCGAGGGTGATCACGGTTCAGCATATTTCTACCCTGACAGTGAATCTGCCCGTAAAGCCATTCTTTGCCAGGTTGAACTGCAGAGAAGGTCCGGCGGAAATGCGACTATCGGCAGAGAACTGTATCCGCTCCTCAGCCGTGCCGGTTTTGGCGCGATACATGTTTCCCCGCGTATGGTCTACGTTGATGACAGCAGACCTGAACTTGTTGATGGCTTCACAAAAAAGACCTTTACCGCCATGATCGAGGGTGTACGTGAATCTGCACTCACAGCTGGGTTAACTGATGAAAACACCTTTGACAAAGGCATTCAGGACCTCAATCGCACAACAGAATCCGACGGAGTATTTTGTTATACCTTTTTCAAGGCTGTTGCCAAAAAGGAGTAG
- a CDS encoding YiiD C-terminal domain-containing protein has protein sequence MTKDSLKAIQDYLHEHIPLSKAMGVEVRKADAEGVVLSAPLAPNINHRETVFGGSASSLAILAAWTAVHFRLKQEGLTCRLVIQRNSMSYDKPIAGDFTARCDAPETEAWQHFVAMLKRKKIARVELSSVIEYDQQIAGRMEGAFVAIRTD, from the coding sequence GTGACTAAAGATTCATTAAAGGCGATTCAGGATTACTTGCACGAACATATCCCTTTGTCCAAAGCAATGGGCGTTGAGGTGCGTAAAGCTGATGCGGAGGGCGTGGTGCTGTCAGCCCCGCTTGCCCCGAACATAAACCACCGAGAAACCGTGTTCGGCGGCAGCGCGTCGTCTCTTGCGATCCTTGCGGCATGGACCGCGGTGCATTTCAGACTGAAGCAGGAGGGGCTAACGTGTCGGCTGGTCATTCAGAGAAACTCCATGAGCTATGACAAGCCGATTGCGGGCGATTTTACCGCTCGTTGCGACGCACCAGAAACTGAAGCATGGCAGCATTTTGTAGCAATGTTGAAGCGCAAGAAAATCGCACGGGTCGAGTTGTCTTCCGTCATCGAATACGATCAACAGATCGCAGGAAGAATGGAAGGGGCCTTTGTTGCGATCAGAACAGACTGA
- a CDS encoding methyltransferase domain-containing protein: MNHDEQKQKVKAAFDMAGEGYDCSGLRFFAESASWLIKSMHLNGNENLLDVATGTGHVAIAAAQELATGHVTGIDISEKMLQRAVIKAHKMNLQNTTFKRCDVEDMGFQNNTFNAACCAFGLFFLPDMENGLTCISRVLKPGGKLAITSFTPTLMMPLRKMLIDRIKEYGVEEPKLSWMRLDSQDKITVLLSGAGYLDINIQSKQMGYYLRNSMEWRDVLWNSGYRGLFSGLSEEDLTRFMDEHLKEVDNVADEKGIWLEVEVLLAAAVAPLER; this comes from the coding sequence ATGAACCATGATGAACAGAAGCAAAAGGTAAAGGCTGCCTTTGACATGGCAGGCGAAGGCTACGATTGTTCCGGTCTGCGCTTTTTTGCCGAAAGCGCCTCGTGGTTGATCAAGAGTATGCACTTAAACGGCAATGAGAATCTGCTTGATGTTGCTACCGGGACCGGGCATGTGGCGATAGCCGCTGCCCAGGAACTGGCGACTGGTCATGTTACCGGCATTGACATTTCGGAGAAGATGCTTCAGAGGGCTGTAATCAAGGCGCACAAAATGAATTTGCAAAATACGACATTCAAACGCTGTGATGTGGAAGATATGGGCTTTCAAAATAACACCTTTAATGCAGCCTGCTGTGCTTTCGGCCTCTTCTTTTTGCCGGACATGGAGAATGGATTAACCTGTATTTCAAGAGTCCTGAAGCCTGGCGGGAAGCTTGCCATAACGAGTTTTACCCCCACGTTGATGATGCCGTTACGGAAGATGTTGATAGACAGGATCAAAGAGTATGGCGTTGAAGAACCGAAACTGTCATGGATGCGGCTGGACAGCCAGGATAAAATCACCGTGCTTCTGAGCGGAGCAGGTTACCTGGACATTAATATCCAATCAAAACAGATGGGCTATTATTTAAGAAACAGTATGGAATGGCGGGATGTCCTCTGGAACAGCGGTTATCGAGGTCTGTTTAGCGGGCTTTCCGAGGAAGATTTGACGCGGTTTATGGATGAGCATTTAAAAGAGGTGGACAACGTTGCTGACGAAAAAGGCATCTGGCTTGAAGTCGAGGTCTTGCTGGCAGCGGCTGTTGCACCCCTCGAACGGTAA
- a CDS encoding GIY-YIG nuclease family protein, producing the protein MNRKEIINKYKQTIQPMGIYQIRNLGNGKIYIGSAKDLRGRINSNKFQLRMGSHLNKEMQRDFNEIGEEGFSFDVLDQLKPKEDLSYDYTEDLKILEEMWLDKIQPYNEKGYNSKKKS; encoded by the coding sequence ATGAACAGGAAAGAAATCATAAACAAATATAAGCAGACCATTCAGCCGATGGGCATTTATCAGATAAGGAACCTGGGAAACGGCAAGATATATATTGGAAGCGCCAAAGACCTGCGCGGCAGAATAAATAGCAATAAGTTTCAATTAAGAATGGGCAGCCACTTAAATAAAGAAATGCAAAGAGATTTCAATGAAATAGGCGAAGAAGGTTTTTCTTTCGATGTGTTAGACCAGTTAAAGCCAAAAGAAGATTTGTCTTATGATTATACCGAAGATTTGAAAATACTCGAAGAAATGTGGCTGGATAAGATTCAACCGTATAATGAAAAAGGATATAACTCAAAAAAGAAATCATAA
- a CDS encoding diguanylate cyclase encodes MEKSAWVKEFAGSVVVCDPEGIILEMNEKAIKTFAKSGGIKLIGSNLLDCHPEPSRTKLQQLMQLRQTNIYTIEKKGIKKFIYQSPWYLKGEYRGFIEMVIEVPASMPHFIRDAS; translated from the coding sequence ATGGAAAAATCTGCATGGGTGAAAGAATTTGCAGGATCGGTTGTTGTCTGCGATCCTGAGGGCATAATACTTGAGATGAATGAGAAGGCAATAAAGACGTTTGCGAAATCAGGAGGCATAAAGCTCATCGGCTCGAATCTGCTCGACTGCCACCCTGAGCCGTCACGTACGAAGCTTCAACAACTGATGCAACTGCGTCAGACGAATATTTATACTATCGAGAAAAAAGGAATCAAGAAGTTTATTTATCAGAGCCCCTGGTATCTGAAGGGGGAGTATCGCGGTTTTATCGAGATGGTGATAGAAGTCCCGGCCTCCATGCCGCACTTTATACGGGATGCTTCTTAA
- a CDS encoding DUF3786 domain-containing protein produces MKAWDSLLRSGLPENASVRFLADKYVVDVKDKQVLSLSRNAPAEDYLTVLILHYLTRKIAGLPVLTGERLGFSGLSAAGSFAEEFKRRSTDLIVRTYGNNPDNILSVLDRMPGEKINRSDVAIVLEAFEGAPVFIELWRADEEFGPEANLLFDKSITQIFCTEDIVVLAEAVAIAISQEVY; encoded by the coding sequence ATGAAAGCCTGGGACAGCCTGTTACGTTCAGGTTTGCCTGAAAACGCATCTGTGAGATTTCTTGCCGATAAATACGTTGTTGATGTAAAAGACAAGCAGGTTCTGTCTTTATCACGTAATGCTCCGGCAGAGGATTATCTGACGGTATTAATTCTGCATTACCTTACGCGAAAGATAGCGGGCTTGCCTGTATTAACGGGAGAGCGGCTTGGTTTTAGCGGACTTTCAGCTGCCGGGAGTTTTGCTGAAGAGTTCAAGAGACGCTCCACTGATCTGATCGTAAGAACATATGGGAATAATCCTGACAATATTTTATCAGTCCTGGATCGTATGCCTGGCGAAAAGATAAATCGATCAGATGTGGCAATTGTGCTTGAGGCATTTGAAGGTGCCCCTGTTTTTATTGAGCTCTGGCGGGCAGATGAAGAATTTGGCCCTGAAGCAAACCTGCTTTTTGATAAAAGCATAACGCAGATATTTTGCACCGAGGACATAGTGGTCTTGGCAGAAGCAGTTGCGATTGCAATATCGCAGGAGGTCTATTAG
- a CDS encoding carboxymuconolactone decarboxylase family protein, with protein sequence MNSDRFKRGLEKLNEIDGYAGERVIEALKDIAPDLARYTIEFPFGDVYSRGVLSLKEREIATVAALAALGNAQPQLKVHIHGALNVGCTRQEIVEIMIQMAVYAGFPAALNGTFAAKEVFAERDASGQEN encoded by the coding sequence ATGAATTCGGATCGCTTTAAAAGAGGTTTGGAAAAGCTTAATGAAATTGACGGCTATGCCGGTGAAAGAGTGATTGAGGCGCTGAAGGATATTGCTCCGGATCTCGCCCGGTACACCATCGAATTTCCTTTTGGCGATGTTTATTCCCGCGGTGTGCTGTCGCTAAAGGAGCGTGAGATCGCAACGGTCGCAGCGCTTGCCGCCTTAGGCAATGCTCAGCCGCAACTCAAAGTTCATATTCACGGCGCCCTCAATGTCGGATGCACAAGGCAGGAAATTGTCGAGATCATGATCCAGATGGCTGTGTATGCCGGGTTTCCTGCTGCACTTAACGGCACCTTTGCAGCGAAGGAAGTCTTTGCTGAGCGTGACGCATCCGGACAGGAAAATTGA
- a CDS encoding PDZ domain-containing protein, translating into MQHDAAEQTVPNLYCSMLNIPQRPHALIEPKPYLGIHIASVVFEQTLYPACTEKRFIQAAGIVAGSPAAKAGIKEKDIILSFNGVPACYNEGQIPDDFKRSVEQQTIGVPVRMEIQSNDQRFSITALPEARPMHQQPEAKHPEIGQCQTQPSLLQQQLDAKNIMPMFNNIIDELYIRSNINHNPGSAHNSESDPLQLKEVTYALRHPLSVGVAGRELSQRIIDAARNNQLLQGAAALLDMELPFSKPQAEISFPILLQIMDEAKSGIEKALSNLSPEEKALLREKAIDPWNSKQWSRTLAISAKVDRAGLFGALSPLLSFLTPENLPLLKEDLMRRFGAGSGPILYDATTSLGRVIVGGIGPNVYTEDAALILDLGGDDLYLNNAGGTRPGMPVALVIDWGGNNQYISRENFSQGAGLLGGGLLLDLGQDATFSSLDGSQGAGFWGLGLLYHGSGKAAYQARRYSQGTGQMGIGMLICGRGDDHYSCSFGGQGLGLFGGAGLLIDQAGDDTYQLGGLEPDFRDPGKSTVSMGQGFGRGLRPDKTQEGVPGGIGMLIDQKGNDRYIADYFAQGASYYYGLGILRDLSGDDQYLSGRYSQGAGIHSSIGFLLDEGGNDSYYASFGVAQGLGHDFGIGVLEDSGGNNRFWGGTLVQGAATNGSIGILIDLSENGQRMSVSNAQAYAQEENSIGLMISKAPGSDAAAITTGIKKH; encoded by the coding sequence GTGCAGCACGATGCAGCAGAGCAGACCGTACCAAATCTTTATTGCAGTATGCTCAATATACCCCAAAGGCCCCATGCTCTCATAGAGCCAAAACCGTATCTCGGCATCCATATAGCATCCGTAGTATTTGAGCAGACGCTGTATCCCGCCTGCACCGAAAAACGTTTTATACAGGCCGCAGGCATAGTCGCCGGGAGCCCTGCCGCAAAGGCAGGGATCAAAGAAAAGGATATAATTCTGTCGTTCAATGGCGTTCCTGCCTGTTATAACGAAGGACAGATTCCGGATGACTTCAAAAGATCGGTTGAACAACAGACAATCGGGGTTCCGGTCCGAATGGAAATCCAGAGCAATGACCAGCGGTTTTCTATCACTGCACTACCCGAGGCAAGACCGATGCATCAGCAGCCTGAGGCGAAACATCCTGAGATAGGGCAGTGCCAGACGCAACCGTCGCTGCTGCAGCAGCAATTAGATGCCAAAAATATCATGCCGATGTTCAACAATATTATTGATGAGCTGTACATCCGGTCTAACATTAACCACAACCCCGGCTCAGCCCATAACAGTGAATCCGATCCGCTGCAGCTGAAAGAGGTGACGTATGCCCTGCGCCACCCGCTGTCTGTCGGAGTTGCAGGCAGGGAGTTGTCGCAGCGAATTATCGATGCTGCCCGAAATAATCAACTGCTGCAAGGAGCAGCCGCACTGCTCGATATGGAACTGCCTTTTTCAAAACCGCAGGCTGAAATAAGTTTTCCTATACTGCTTCAGATTATGGACGAGGCAAAAAGCGGCATTGAAAAGGCATTGAGCAATCTTTCTCCTGAAGAAAAGGCCCTGCTGAGGGAAAAGGCCATAGATCCTTGGAATAGCAAGCAGTGGAGCAGGACATTGGCGATCTCGGCAAAGGTGGACCGCGCAGGATTATTCGGGGCATTATCTCCCCTGCTCTCTTTCCTGACACCTGAGAATCTGCCGCTGCTTAAAGAAGATCTCATGAGGCGTTTTGGTGCCGGCAGCGGTCCGATCCTGTACGATGCAACGACCAGCCTGGGCCGGGTGATCGTCGGCGGCATCGGGCCGAACGTTTATACGGAGGACGCAGCTTTAATACTGGACCTCGGGGGCGATGATCTCTACCTTAATAATGCCGGAGGTACGCGGCCTGGCATGCCCGTAGCACTTGTGATTGACTGGGGAGGGAACAACCAGTATATAAGCAGAGAGAATTTTTCGCAGGGCGCCGGATTGCTGGGTGGCGGCCTTCTTCTCGATCTGGGTCAGGATGCTACGTTCAGTTCATTGGACGGAAGTCAGGGCGCAGGCTTTTGGGGTCTTGGCCTTCTCTATCATGGCAGCGGCAAGGCAGCATATCAGGCGAGAAGATATTCGCAGGGCACAGGACAGATGGGAATAGGCATGCTTATCTGCGGAAGAGGCGACGATCATTACAGCTGTTCATTCGGCGGACAGGGGCTCGGTCTTTTCGGCGGTGCCGGACTGCTGATAGACCAAGCCGGTGACGACACGTATCAGTTGGGCGGCCTGGAACCGGATTTCCGCGACCCGGGAAAATCGACCGTGAGCATGGGCCAGGGGTTCGGGAGGGGACTGCGTCCTGACAAGACTCAGGAGGGTGTGCCGGGCGGTATCGGTATGCTCATTGATCAGAAAGGAAACGATCGATATATTGCGGATTACTTTGCGCAGGGCGCGTCGTATTACTATGGTCTCGGCATACTCCGCGATCTGTCCGGTGACGACCAGTATCTATCCGGCCGCTACTCACAGGGAGCAGGGATTCATTCTTCCATCGGGTTCCTTCTCGATGAAGGAGGCAATGACTCTTATTATGCCTCCTTTGGCGTAGCACAGGGGCTGGGACATGATTTCGGCATCGGCGTTCTCGAAGACAGTGGCGGGAACAACCGTTTTTGGGGAGGAACCCTCGTGCAGGGCGCAGCCACAAATGGCAGCATCGGCATATTAATTGATCTGTCCGAAAATGGGCAGAGGATGTCTGTCAGCAACGCTCAGGCCTACGCTCAGGAAGAAAACAGCATCGGGCTGATGATCAGCAAGGCTCCCGGAAGCGATGCAGCCGCAATAACGACAGGAATAAAGAAGCACTGA
- a CDS encoding PLP-dependent aminotransferase family protein, which translates to MTLYEKVANDMSHLIDSGTFSPGDRIPSVRSLNRQMQVSIATVMEAYRLLEDKGLIECRPQSGYYVLSATPRKGAEIELSNPSSRPSTVSVSDLVMMILKDSGNPKLVQLGAAVPNPELLPVDRINRAMAAVTRRYRIKNISYEFAAGFEGLRTQIARRALTAGYTITPDDVIITSGCQEAIVLALRVICRPGDTVAVESPTYYNFLQAIEMMGLKALEIPTHPRDGISVDTLKYAIEQNRISACLCITSFNNPLGSCMPDVKKKELVELLASHNIPLIEDDIYGDISFSGQRPKAAKAFDKKDSVILCSSFSKTIAPGYRIGWTVAGRFTRDIERMKSITNMATATPPQLAIAEFLANGGYDHHLRKIRRIYARHVHLMSEAVIRHFPEGTKVSRPAGGYVLWVELPRGIDCLEMYERAVKKGISFAPGPIFSPRQKYRHFLRLNAATWTDVVQDAIKALGSLAGRKGR; encoded by the coding sequence ATGACGCTTTATGAAAAGGTGGCAAATGATATGTCACACCTGATCGATTCGGGAACCTTCAGCCCCGGAGACCGCATTCCGTCTGTGCGCAGCCTTAACAGGCAGATGCAGGTGAGCATTGCTACGGTCATGGAGGCATATCGCCTGCTGGAAGACAAGGGGCTGATTGAGTGCCGCCCCCAGTCCGGATATTATGTGCTCTCGGCGACGCCACGCAAGGGTGCTGAAATAGAATTGTCCAATCCATCATCGAGGCCGTCAACGGTGAGTGTCAGCGACCTTGTGATGATGATCCTGAAGGACAGCGGCAACCCAAAGCTTGTTCAGCTTGGCGCAGCAGTTCCCAACCCTGAGCTGCTGCCGGTTGACAGGATCAACCGGGCCATGGCTGCAGTGACCCGGCGGTACAGGATAAAGAATATTTCGTATGAATTTGCGGCCGGGTTTGAGGGGCTTAGGACACAGATTGCCAGACGCGCCCTTACCGCAGGCTATACGATCACGCCTGATGACGTTATCATCACCTCCGGATGTCAGGAGGCGATAGTCCTTGCTTTAAGGGTGATCTGCAGGCCGGGGGACACGGTGGCGGTTGAATCGCCGACCTATTATAATTTTCTCCAGGCGATTGAGATGATGGGACTGAAGGCGCTCGAAATTCCGACCCATCCGCGTGACGGGATCTCTGTGGATACGCTCAAATATGCCATTGAGCAGAACCGGATAAGCGCATGCCTCTGCATCACGAGTTTTAACAACCCTCTGGGCAGCTGCATGCCGGACGTGAAAAAGAAGGAGTTGGTTGAATTGCTTGCGTCCCATAATATTCCGCTTATCGAAGACGATATTTACGGCGATATCTCTTTTTCCGGCCAGAGGCCGAAGGCTGCCAAGGCCTTTGACAAAAAGGACAGCGTTATTTTGTGCTCGTCCTTCTCAAAGACGATTGCGCCGGGATATCGCATCGGCTGGACGGTTGCGGGCCGCTTTACGCGCGATATCGAAAGGATGAAATCAATAACCAATATGGCCACCGCTACTCCGCCACAATTGGCAATCGCCGAATTTCTGGCAAACGGAGGCTATGACCATCACCTGAGAAAAATACGGAGGATCTATGCCCGGCATGTCCATCTGATGTCTGAGGCGGTCATCAGGCATTTCCCTGAGGGCACAAAGGTCTCTCGACCCGCAGGAGGCTACGTCCTATGGGTTGAGCTCCCCAGAGGGATTGATTGCCTTGAAATGTATGAACGGGCGGTCAAAAAAGGTATAAGTTTTGCGCCTGGACCCATATTTTCACCGAGACAGAAATACCGGCACTTCCTGCGCCTGAATGCAGCGACGTGGACTGATGTTGTTCAGGATGCAATAAAGGCCTTGGGGTCATTGGCAGGCAGAAAGGGCAGATGA
- a CDS encoding MBL fold metallo-hydrolase: MKKVLLFAGLIFAFMALGGLAIGEDATRNPGLTKIAEGIYSYIDAKNPAPSSSFGANAGIIIGKDGIVVVDTLISSKEAQRFIRDIRAVSDKPIKYVVNTHEHLDHSLGNADFIRLGAVVVSHTNGRKNAEAAAATILLKAKSYGLTDELLAGTTVAMASLTFNNRMEIDLGDRKVELIFTGASHTDGSLLMYVPDTKTLFAGDILFTDVHPYMGDGQIKGWTGVLDDISAMDVVSIIPGHGPLSTKKDLQEMKQYLLTFERIGRELSAQGKDAKFIAAEIIKAVPKRQFFEMFVAGNVTALYPKRD, encoded by the coding sequence ATGAAGAAGGTATTGTTGTTTGCAGGATTGATTTTTGCTTTTATGGCGTTGGGAGGTTTGGCCATAGGGGAAGATGCCACCCGCAATCCGGGGTTGACGAAGATTGCAGAGGGTATCTACTCCTACATCGATGCAAAAAATCCTGCTCCATCAAGCAGCTTTGGCGCAAACGCAGGGATCATTATCGGCAAAGATGGCATCGTCGTGGTCGATACCCTGATTTCGTCGAAAGAGGCCCAGCGTTTTATAAGGGACATCAGGGCTGTTTCAGATAAGCCGATCAAGTATGTAGTGAATACTCATGAACACCTCGATCACTCGCTGGGCAACGCTGATTTCATCAGGCTCGGCGCTGTCGTTGTCTCTCACACCAACGGCAGGAAAAACGCTGAGGCTGCTGCCGCTACCATCCTTCTGAAGGCGAAAAGCTACGGACTTACGGACGAACTACTTGCCGGAACTACCGTTGCGATGGCATCGCTGACCTTTAACAACAGGATGGAGATCGATCTCGGCGACAGGAAGGTGGAACTGATCTTTACCGGAGCGTCGCATACGGACGGGAGCCTATTGATGTACGTCCCTGACACTAAAACATTGTTTGCAGGTGACATTCTTTTTACGGATGTTCACCCTTACATGGGGGACGGACAGATAAAGGGCTGGACCGGCGTCCTTGATGATATATCGGCCATGGATGTCGTATCCATTATCCCTGGCCACGGGCCGCTTTCGACAAAAAAGGATCTGCAGGAGATGAAGCAGTACCTGCTGACATTTGAGCGGATCGGCAGGGAACTGTCCGCGCAGGGAAAAGATGCGAAGTTCATTGCCGCAGAGATAATCAAGGCTGTCCCCAAAAGGCAGTTTTTCGAGATGTTCGTTGCGGGCAATGTTACCGCGCTTTATCCTAAGCGGGATTGA
- a CDS encoding GNAT family N-acetyltransferase: MDIQLADDVENISWEELARVIELAPLGKRDIVKLETAFRNSEMRCFAYHDEKLIGAGRGISDGALRAAIYDVVVLPQYQGKGIGTMIMEYLLVRANAEITMLFANPGKEPFYGRIGFHKMKTAMAITDNPELLRAKGMIE, translated from the coding sequence ATGGATATTCAATTGGCTGACGACGTTGAAAATATTTCCTGGGAAGAGCTTGCAAGGGTTATCGAACTGGCACCTCTTGGCAAAAGGGATATTGTAAAGCTTGAAACTGCCTTTCGAAACAGCGAAATGCGCTGTTTTGCATATCATGATGAGAAGCTGATAGGAGCAGGGCGAGGTATTTCGGACGGGGCCTTGCGTGCGGCTATTTACGACGTGGTCGTCCTTCCGCAATACCAGGGAAAAGGCATAGGGACCATGATCATGGAGTATCTGCTTGTAAGAGCGAATGCCGAGATAACCATGCTCTTTGCGAACCCCGGCAAGGAACCTTTCTACGGCAGGATAGGCTTCCATAAGATGAAGACTGCCATGGCGATCACGGATAATCCGGAATTGCTGCGAGCAAAGGGAATGATCGAATGA